In the genome of Ancylomarina subtilis, one region contains:
- a CDS encoding adenylyltransferase/cytidyltransferase family protein, whose translation MRRVITFGTFDLFHIGHLRILERSKQNGDYLIVGVSTDALNYSKKQKNPIYCQEDRMDIIKALKVVDEVFFEESLELKGEYIKKYQADVLVMGDDWEGRFDMFKELCEVVYLPRTPSVSTTEIIEIIKK comes from the coding sequence ATGAGGAGAGTTATAACTTTCGGCACATTTGATTTGTTTCATATTGGACACTTACGCATACTTGAGCGTTCAAAACAGAATGGCGATTACCTGATTGTGGGTGTTTCAACAGATGCTTTGAATTATTCCAAGAAACAGAAGAATCCAATTTATTGTCAGGAAGACAGAATGGATATCATAAAGGCTTTAAAGGTTGTCGATGAGGTTTTCTTCGAGGAATCATTGGAACTGAAAGGGGAGTATATTAAAAAATATCAAGCTGATGTTTTGGTGATGGGTGACGATTGGGAAGGTCGTTTTGATATGTTTAAAGAATTATGCGAGGTCGTTTATTTACCTCGAACCCCATCTGTATCAACAACTGAAATTATCGAAATTATCAAGAAATAG
- a CDS encoding CDP-glycerol glycerophosphotransferase family protein: MNLNKYSKPVIFLTTLLGWIFIVPLTYLIPKKRNRMVLMGAKDGFFIDNVKFFFLYLSEKETDQDFYLLTANKDTYETLRFQYSNILYYPSAKAYWIMLRSNVFVVDNFSWMDNCRFQLFWRAKIIQIWHGIGFKKIQRSNKFFIKETSSLYRRFILNFVGKLPKYQAVISTGDFFTREFFQPAFDAEHFIETGYPRNDVIVNPEKYRNSDVNSDVVSINKVAEMRKKGIKAILYAPTFRDTGGDGISDGILDLNRLNQFALENDYVFVFKLHPLPQYKSISEDFERIIWYDNVKDVYPLLPKVDGMISDYSSIYMDYILLNRPIFFLLYDREKYETKDRELHAFFNDFLVGSISTCQEKLEQDLVYCFTQKDEFIQERSKIIEKSYLNTDDNSAKRILKFIKEYYFRNN; encoded by the coding sequence ATGAACCTCAACAAATACTCCAAACCCGTAATTTTTCTCACGACCCTTTTAGGATGGATCTTTATTGTTCCGTTGACCTATTTGATACCCAAAAAAAGAAATCGAATGGTTCTTATGGGAGCAAAAGATGGTTTCTTTATCGATAATGTGAAATTCTTCTTCTTATATCTTTCTGAAAAGGAAACTGATCAGGATTTTTATTTGTTGACTGCTAACAAAGACACCTACGAAACACTTCGGTTTCAATATTCAAATATTCTTTATTATCCATCGGCAAAGGCCTATTGGATTATGCTTCGAAGCAACGTATTTGTGGTTGATAATTTTTCATGGATGGATAATTGTCGATTTCAATTGTTTTGGCGAGCTAAAATTATTCAGATTTGGCATGGAATAGGATTTAAGAAGATACAACGAAGCAATAAGTTTTTCATTAAGGAAACGAGTTCTTTATACAGAAGGTTTATCTTGAATTTTGTTGGAAAATTGCCAAAGTATCAAGCTGTAATTTCTACAGGCGATTTTTTTACCCGTGAATTTTTTCAACCTGCTTTTGATGCCGAACATTTTATTGAAACAGGCTATCCGAGAAATGACGTCATTGTGAATCCTGAGAAATACCGGAATTCAGATGTCAATTCAGATGTAGTAAGCATCAATAAAGTTGCTGAGATGCGTAAAAAAGGGATAAAAGCTATTCTTTATGCACCAACCTTTCGGGATACAGGTGGCGATGGAATATCTGATGGAATTCTTGATTTGAATCGATTGAATCAGTTTGCTTTAGAAAATGATTATGTTTTTGTTTTTAAGTTGCACCCTTTGCCTCAATACAAATCGATAAGCGAGGATTTCGAACGAATAATTTGGTATGATAATGTGAAAGATGTTTATCCTTTACTCCCAAAGGTAGACGGAATGATTAGTGATTATTCCTCAATTTATATGGACTACATATTATTGAATCGTCCAATATTCTTTCTTTTGTATGATCGTGAAAAATATGAAACAAAAGATCGCGAACTGCATGCTTTCTTTAATGATTTTCTTGTCGGTTCCATTTCTACATGTCAGGAGAAATTAGAGCAAGATCTTGTTTATTGCTTCACCCAAAAAGATGAATTTATACAAGAACGATCAAAGATCATTGAGAAATCATACCTGAATACAGATGATAATAGTGCTAAAAGGATTCTTAAATTCATTAAGGAATACTATTTTCGCAACAATTAA
- a CDS encoding CDP-glycerol glycerophosphotransferase family protein translates to MSNKLIKKQQFVNFVLKIIFLHIVIFILRNFYYLIEKLVRKDKRIALFFLTEKYYYDNSKYLFEYMRQKDEFRSVLFTANKRLYAKLQEKFSGEVVYALSLKGLFLFLRTKNVIISYGISAAPFFPYYLHEKCNHIIYLGHGTPMKKMGLQTEVWQKYGKRYQMQKYSYMVGCSPLEQELHQAGFGMDINDVWVSGLPRNDYLLSAPKDGELVDKYPFLDQKVILYAPTWREETESAEFFPFQDFNSEQLDAFLEKEQAYILLRGHKEDLKRADELSRFDVSKMKRVLKADQDLFPDVYELLPYVDILVTDYSSIWIDYLLLERPIIYIPYDLEEYKKSKGLFLDFEKNTPGYKAASFKEFRNQIETYLQKPDEHADWRKNICDMYHSHQDGNSSERVFQEIRKLNR, encoded by the coding sequence ATGAGTAATAAACTCATTAAAAAACAGCAATTTGTCAACTTTGTGCTGAAGATAATTTTTCTGCACATTGTGATCTTTATCCTTCGAAATTTCTATTATTTGATAGAGAAATTGGTGAGGAAGGATAAACGAATTGCCCTGTTTTTTCTGACCGAAAAGTATTATTACGACAACTCGAAATACCTTTTTGAGTACATGCGTCAGAAGGATGAATTCAGATCGGTTCTTTTTACTGCAAACAAAAGACTTTATGCCAAATTGCAAGAGAAGTTTTCTGGCGAAGTGGTTTATGCCCTTTCGTTGAAAGGGCTGTTTCTTTTTCTACGTACGAAGAATGTGATTATTTCATATGGGATAAGTGCTGCGCCATTTTTTCCTTACTATTTACACGAGAAATGTAATCACATTATTTATTTGGGACATGGTACACCCATGAAAAAGATGGGGCTTCAAACCGAAGTTTGGCAAAAATATGGCAAACGATACCAAATGCAGAAATACAGCTATATGGTTGGTTGTTCGCCTCTCGAGCAGGAACTTCATCAGGCGGGTTTCGGAATGGATATCAATGATGTTTGGGTGAGTGGTTTGCCTCGGAATGATTATTTGTTGTCGGCACCTAAAGATGGGGAATTGGTCGATAAATATCCTTTTTTGGATCAAAAGGTTATTCTTTATGCACCCACTTGGAGAGAAGAAACAGAATCGGCGGAGTTTTTTCCTTTTCAGGATTTCAACTCTGAGCAACTGGATGCTTTTCTTGAAAAAGAACAGGCTTATATTTTATTAAGAGGACATAAGGAAGATCTTAAGCGAGCTGATGAACTGAGCCGTTTTGATGTCTCAAAAATGAAACGCGTATTGAAAGCAGATCAGGATTTATTTCCGGATGTTTATGAGTTATTGCCTTATGTGGATATTTTAGTGACCGATTATTCATCCATCTGGATTGATTATCTCTTGCTCGAAAGACCGATTATATATATTCCGTATGATTTGGAAGAGTACAAAAAAAGCAAAGGTCTGTTTTTAGATTTTGAAAAGAACACACCTGGCTATAAGGCAGCTTCATTTAAGGAATTTAGGAATCAAATTGAAACCTATTTACAAAAGCCGGATGAACATGCCGATTGGCGAAAAAATATTTGTGATATGTATCACAGCCATCAGGATGGAAATAGCTCTGAGCGAGTTTTTCAGGAAATTAGAAAATTGAATCGATGA
- a CDS encoding YfhO family protein → MDFKNLFQKLIPYLSAVFIFLIIGFIYFQPVLEGKELRKGDSLNAWGGKKEIIDYRKATGEDPLWTNSMFGGMPAYQINVDYQAKDMYFFKQLIELHTPDPVRYLLLYLIGFYILMLSLRVNPWLSIAGAVAYAFSTYFIIIIGAGHLWKVNALAFIPPALAGILMVFRGRYLWGGLLATFFLIMELYSNHIQMTYYFAIMVFCLVIFEFYYRLKAKELKQFFRALAVLLAASFIAIAVNNTNLYNSYQYSKSTIRGKSELTIGDKNNKTAGLDKDYATQWSYGIQETLSLLIPNVKGGAGSPQEAVQIVNYVSGGQIKKVDDYYGMEQVDNHHYWGNQPFTAGPVYVGALIMFLFVLGLFIVPGRLKWGLLTATILSIMLSWGHHFAGLTNFFLDYVPLYNKFRVVSSILIVVEICVPLLAILAVKKLIDEPDVLKRKIAFGSLNLNITILPLVLTGGLALLLFLLPNLGLDFMSDIETSYFAQIKSGNPDAIGFISQIQSDLINARISIFRADALRSVVFVALGAVLLFFYSRKTISAKVMVSALIVLILADLWPVNKRYLNNDSFVAKKDLKLAFNPTQADYEILQMEIQNHPDLGAKLQKAATDYKKENRKANQYEMVAAQLWALNMNSDYRVYNKTGGAFQNSSTSYYHKSIGGYHGAKLRRIQELYDYHIEKNNAKVLNMLNARYEIVRSEQGGTHAVYNPDALGAAWLVSNVKMVDNANEEIMSLNAFDPAKELIVDKRFADQVKGFVGSVDSLASIKMTHYAPNAIQYDYQSKVEQLAVFSEMYYQPGWNAYIDGKLSPHFRANYVLRAMRLPAGKHKIEFKFEPKAFYVGENISLASMILFFTLVLGGLAWTLRSYRKNTSDE, encoded by the coding sequence ATGGATTTTAAAAATCTCTTTCAGAAGCTGATCCCTTACCTTTCAGCTGTTTTTATTTTTCTAATTATAGGTTTTATCTATTTTCAACCCGTACTCGAAGGGAAAGAGTTACGAAAGGGTGACTCTTTGAATGCCTGGGGAGGAAAAAAAGAGATTATCGATTACCGAAAAGCCACGGGCGAGGATCCGCTTTGGACCAATTCGATGTTTGGTGGGATGCCTGCTTATCAAATCAATGTGGATTATCAGGCAAAGGATATGTATTTCTTCAAGCAATTGATAGAATTGCATACGCCAGATCCTGTCCGGTATTTGTTGCTTTACCTGATTGGATTTTATATTCTTATGCTGTCCCTGCGAGTGAACCCCTGGTTATCTATTGCCGGAGCGGTAGCTTACGCTTTTTCAACCTATTTCATCATCATCATTGGTGCGGGACATCTTTGGAAAGTGAATGCTCTTGCTTTTATTCCACCCGCTTTGGCTGGAATTCTTATGGTCTTCAGGGGGCGATATTTATGGGGTGGTTTGTTGGCAACCTTCTTTTTGATAATGGAGCTTTATTCCAATCATATTCAGATGACGTATTATTTTGCGATCATGGTTTTCTGTTTGGTGATATTCGAATTTTATTACCGATTGAAAGCGAAAGAATTGAAACAGTTTTTTAGAGCTCTTGCCGTATTATTGGCGGCTTCTTTTATTGCTATAGCAGTAAACAACACCAACCTTTATAATTCATACCAATATAGTAAATCGACTATCCGTGGTAAGTCGGAATTGACCATAGGTGATAAGAATAATAAAACTGCCGGACTTGATAAGGATTATGCGACTCAATGGTCTTATGGTATTCAGGAGACTTTGAGTTTACTTATTCCCAATGTAAAAGGGGGAGCGGGTTCGCCACAGGAGGCTGTTCAAATTGTGAATTATGTAAGTGGCGGACAGATTAAAAAAGTTGATGACTATTACGGGATGGAACAGGTAGATAACCATCACTATTGGGGTAATCAACCTTTTACGGCAGGTCCTGTTTATGTGGGTGCTTTAATTATGTTTTTGTTTGTTCTGGGTTTATTTATTGTGCCCGGGCGGTTGAAATGGGGTTTACTGACGGCTACTATCTTGTCAATTATGCTATCGTGGGGCCATCATTTTGCAGGCTTAACGAATTTCTTTTTGGATTATGTGCCGCTTTACAACAAGTTCCGAGTGGTTTCTTCTATCTTGATTGTGGTGGAAATTTGTGTGCCTTTACTGGCGATATTAGCTGTAAAGAAATTGATTGATGAGCCCGATGTTTTGAAACGTAAAATAGCTTTTGGGTCTTTAAATTTGAATATTACCATACTTCCTCTAGTATTAACAGGAGGTTTAGCCTTGCTTTTATTTTTACTCCCTAATCTGGGACTTGATTTCATGAGTGATATCGAAACCTCTTATTTCGCTCAAATCAAATCGGGAAACCCCGATGCAATAGGATTTATCTCACAAATTCAAAGTGATCTGATTAATGCCCGAATTTCAATTTTTAGAGCAGATGCTTTGCGTTCTGTTGTTTTTGTTGCTCTGGGGGCTGTTTTACTTTTCTTCTACAGTCGTAAAACTATTTCTGCTAAGGTGATGGTGTCAGCTTTAATCGTTTTGATTCTTGCTGATTTGTGGCCAGTAAACAAGCGTTATTTAAACAACGACAGTTTTGTTGCTAAAAAGGATTTGAAGCTGGCATTTAATCCAACACAGGCTGATTATGAGATTCTGCAAATGGAGATACAAAATCATCCGGACTTGGGAGCAAAACTTCAAAAGGCAGCTACGGATTATAAGAAGGAAAATCGAAAAGCGAATCAGTACGAAATGGTTGCTGCTCAATTGTGGGCTTTAAATATGAATAGCGATTACCGTGTGTACAATAAAACAGGTGGAGCATTTCAAAATTCAAGTACGTCATATTACCATAAGTCGATAGGTGGTTATCATGGAGCCAAGCTTCGACGCATTCAGGAACTTTACGATTACCATATTGAGAAGAATAATGCTAAGGTTCTGAATATGCTGAATGCACGTTATGAAATTGTTCGATCTGAACAAGGAGGAACACATGCTGTTTATAATCCTGATGCATTAGGAGCGGCATGGTTGGTCTCAAATGTTAAGATGGTTGACAATGCTAATGAGGAAATTATGAGTCTGAATGCATTCGATCCAGCTAAAGAGTTGATTGTTGATAAGCGTTTTGCCGATCAGGTTAAAGGTTTTGTAGGCAGTGTTGACAGTTTGGCTAGTATCAAGATGACGCACTACGCACCTAACGCTATTCAATACGACTACCAATCGAAAGTAGAGCAACTTGCCGTATTCTCAGAGATGTATTATCAACCAGGTTGGAATGCCTATATTGATGGAAAGTTATCGCCACATTTTAGAGCAAATTATGTATTGCGGGCTATGCGATTGCCAGCAGGCAAGCATAAAATAGAATTTAAATTCGAACCCAAAGCTTTTTATGTGGGTGAGAATATTTCACTAGCCAGCATGATTCTCTTTTTTACTTTGGTATTGGGAGGTTTGGCTTGGACTCTAAGATCATATAGAAAAAACACAAGTGATGAGTAA
- a CDS encoding GNAT family N-acetyltransferase, with product MIQTRVFNPENKPNTTEKENVIDFLFKNLQEYGDPRADIEKAIDYALKETKSFGGFILVSYLDNEISGAVVVNQTGMKDYIPENILVYIATHKKHRGQGIGKILMQETIKLAEGNIALHVEPENPARFLYEKYGFSSKYIEMRYIQPSSN from the coding sequence ATGATTCAAACCAGAGTATTTAACCCTGAGAATAAACCTAACACTACAGAAAAAGAAAACGTAATTGATTTTTTATTTAAAAACCTTCAGGAATATGGAGATCCAAGAGCAGATATCGAAAAAGCAATTGATTACGCTCTAAAAGAAACAAAATCCTTTGGAGGATTTATCTTAGTATCCTATCTAGACAATGAAATATCCGGTGCTGTTGTTGTTAACCAAACTGGAATGAAAGATTACATTCCTGAGAACATACTTGTTTACATTGCTACACACAAAAAGCATAGGGGACAAGGCATAGGAAAAATACTCATGCAAGAAACCATTAAACTGGCAGAAGGAAATATTGCTTTACACGTTGAACCTGAAAACCCGGCACGGTTTCTATATGAAAAATATGGATTTTCAAGTAAATACATCGAGATGCGTTACATCCAACCCTCTTCCAATTAA
- a CDS encoding sodium:solute symporter family protein yields MHFIDILIFIIYFAVMLGVGFYFFKKNQNIEDYYIGGRSLGSWHIGLSVVATDVGGGFSIGLGGLGFTIGLAGSWMLFTGLIGAWLSGVVLIPIVSKLSVKHRFFTFPQIFEHFYNSKVALIAGIISAIGYIGFTSSQLLAGAKLASATFVEIDFLTVLIIMGVIAVVYTGIGGMKAVIYTDTIQWIILMSGLIFIGIPISYQAIGGFDAIKACLKPELLSLRNIHWQQLVNWGITIIPIWFVGMTLYQRIYASKSESQAKKAWFIAGLFEWPLMAFMGVTLGLFSRVAFENGMFTEIGYSVSTGIDPEMGLPILLNKVLPVGLMGLMLSAYFSAVLSTADSCLMAASGNLQTDILGKIFKFKQDRKSQLLTSQIITLSVGTLALLLASYMTNVLELMLYSYAFMVSGLFIPILIALYGKKPNSLAAILSMVIGGTTTVALIVSNLELPFKLDANIFGITASAFVYYSVTFLLNKTSR; encoded by the coding sequence ATGCACTTTATCGACATATTGATTTTTATCATATATTTTGCTGTAATGCTTGGTGTTGGCTTCTACTTCTTTAAGAAAAATCAGAATATTGAAGATTATTATATTGGAGGTCGATCATTAGGTAGCTGGCATATTGGATTATCTGTTGTAGCCACAGATGTAGGCGGTGGTTTTTCTATCGGACTAGGAGGATTAGGATTTACAATTGGACTTGCAGGTTCATGGATGTTGTTTACAGGTTTGATCGGAGCCTGGCTAAGTGGCGTCGTTTTAATTCCTATCGTTAGCAAACTATCAGTCAAACATCGGTTTTTCACCTTTCCCCAGATATTCGAACATTTTTACAACAGTAAAGTTGCTCTGATTGCCGGAATCATTTCGGCTATAGGCTATATTGGATTTACCAGTTCTCAATTACTGGCCGGTGCCAAACTAGCATCTGCCACATTTGTCGAAATTGATTTCCTAACTGTACTCATTATCATGGGGGTTATCGCAGTGGTTTACACAGGAATCGGCGGTATGAAAGCGGTTATTTACACAGACACAATACAATGGATTATTCTGATGTCTGGCCTCATATTTATCGGGATTCCCATTTCTTACCAAGCCATTGGCGGGTTCGATGCTATAAAAGCATGTTTAAAACCCGAATTGCTTTCTTTAAGAAATATTCACTGGCAACAATTGGTCAATTGGGGAATTACGATAATACCAATTTGGTTTGTGGGAATGACACTTTATCAGCGTATTTACGCTTCTAAAAGTGAGAGTCAAGCTAAGAAAGCCTGGTTTATTGCTGGTTTGTTCGAATGGCCACTGATGGCTTTTATGGGCGTTACACTGGGTTTGTTTTCGAGAGTCGCTTTTGAAAATGGAATGTTTACTGAAATTGGCTACTCGGTAAGCACTGGTATCGATCCCGAGATGGGATTGCCAATCTTACTAAATAAAGTCTTGCCTGTTGGTTTAATGGGCTTGATGCTTTCGGCATATTTTTCAGCTGTTCTTTCCACTGCTGATAGTTGCCTTATGGCAGCTTCAGGAAATCTACAAACTGATATTTTAGGCAAAATATTCAAATTTAAACAGGATCGTAAATCACAATTACTCACATCCCAAATTATTACGCTCAGTGTTGGAACTTTAGCTCTTTTACTCGCTTCATATATGACGAATGTGCTTGAACTAATGCTCTATTCATATGCTTTTATGGTTTCGGGATTATTCATTCCGATTTTGATTGCCTTATACGGAAAGAAACCCAATTCACTTGCTGCTATTTTATCAATGGTAATTGGAGGGACAACCACTGTCGCTTTAATTGTTTCAAATCTCGAATTGCCCTTTAAGCTGGACGCTAATATCTTTGGCATCACAGCCTCGGCCTTCGTTTATTATTCAGTAACTTTCTTATTAAACAAAACAAGCAGATGA
- a CDS encoding amidohydrolase: MTTDIIELRHNLHKYPEVSNNEYKTSERILNFINTFSPNEIVNLSKTGKAFIFKGRKPGKTVIFRAELDALPIAEKSSLVYSSVNSDVAHVCGHDGHMAILAGLAQKIAKERPQYGKVVLLFQPAEEVEQGAKDVVENPGFKAINPDFIFALHNIPGIEKHRIVMKNGSFSAASKGMTVKLFGKTSHAAEPENGISPANAISKIISQLHQLRDNKNLFKDLSLLTIIHIRLGEISFGTSPGYAEIRITLRSFENEDMDTLTTHSENIIKEVAKTEDLKYEISYSEVFPASINDDECLGFVKQSARQNNLKIELIEKPFKWSEDFGYFSKDFKTCLFGLGAGENQAPLHNPDYDFPDDIIETGINLFYSIYKKINF, encoded by the coding sequence ATGACTACTGATATTATTGAATTAAGACATAACCTTCATAAATATCCTGAAGTTTCAAATAATGAATACAAAACTTCGGAGAGGATTTTAAATTTTATAAATACCTTTTCACCCAATGAGATTGTTAATCTAAGTAAAACGGGAAAAGCTTTTATATTTAAAGGGAGAAAACCTGGAAAAACAGTCATTTTTAGAGCTGAACTGGATGCATTACCTATAGCAGAGAAATCATCACTTGTCTATTCATCTGTCAACTCAGATGTAGCACATGTTTGCGGACACGATGGGCATATGGCTATTTTAGCTGGCCTGGCTCAAAAAATAGCTAAAGAACGCCCTCAGTACGGAAAGGTCGTTTTACTTTTTCAACCTGCTGAAGAAGTTGAACAAGGGGCAAAAGATGTGGTTGAAAATCCCGGATTTAAAGCGATTAATCCTGACTTTATTTTTGCACTTCATAATATTCCTGGAATTGAAAAACACCGTATCGTAATGAAAAATGGCAGTTTTTCTGCGGCTTCAAAAGGAATGACTGTTAAACTTTTTGGGAAAACATCTCATGCGGCTGAACCCGAAAATGGCATCAGCCCAGCCAATGCTATTTCTAAAATCATTAGCCAGCTACATCAGTTAAGAGACAACAAAAATCTTTTTAAAGATTTGAGCTTACTCACCATTATTCACATTCGATTAGGCGAAATCTCTTTTGGCACATCACCCGGATATGCTGAAATAAGAATCACTTTGCGCTCGTTTGAAAATGAAGATATGGATACTCTGACCACTCACTCTGAAAACATAATCAAAGAGGTTGCAAAAACAGAGGATTTAAAATACGAAATCAGCTACTCTGAGGTATTTCCTGCCAGTATAAATGATGATGAATGTCTGGGCTTTGTAAAACAATCTGCCAGACAAAACAATTTAAAAATCGAACTGATAGAGAAACCTTTTAAGTGGTCTGAAGACTTTGGCTATTTCTCAAAAGATTTCAAAACCTGTTTATTTGGGCTGGGAGCAGGAGAAAATCAGGCTCCGCTTCACAATCCGGATTACGATTTTCCGGACGACATTATTGAAACTGGGATAAATCTATTTTATAGTATTTACAAAAAAATCAATTTCTAA
- the alr gene encoding alanine racemase — MTESSIITLDEESLQNNVAFLKKKIGKHVIISAVVKANAYGHGIEQIVPLFEKHGINHYSVFSYKEAIRVYNSLPAPHPIMIMGWISDEDMIDTIKKGIEFFIFNTERLQVALSYAKSLNTKANIHLEAETGMNRSGLNMNELNQAISLIKDNEDYINIAGFCTHLAGAESISNHSRIQKQLKRYQQMLTVLKKNDINPQYRHVANSAASFVYPKARMDMVRIGIMLYGFWSSTEVFIQYINNRANKKDPLDRILSWKSQIMSIKEVKCGEFVSYGLSYLAQTNIKTALIPIGYASGYNRSLSNKGIILIQDQICNVIGSVNMNMIIADVSNIPDAKVGDEVVIIGKQNGLEIKVSAFSDISDQLNYEVLAHLSESIKRTVAKKQ; from the coding sequence ATGACTGAGAGTTCCATAATAACCCTTGACGAAGAGTCACTGCAAAACAACGTGGCTTTTTTAAAAAAGAAAATCGGTAAACATGTCATCATATCGGCAGTTGTTAAGGCCAATGCTTATGGTCATGGCATTGAACAAATTGTGCCTCTTTTCGAGAAACATGGAATAAATCATTACTCTGTATTTAGCTATAAAGAAGCCATTCGGGTTTACAACAGCTTACCCGCTCCCCACCCTATAATGATTATGGGCTGGATTTCTGATGAAGATATGATCGATACAATTAAAAAGGGAATCGAATTTTTCATCTTTAACACTGAACGCCTACAAGTAGCACTATCATATGCTAAGTCATTAAACACAAAAGCCAATATTCATCTTGAAGCAGAAACGGGAATGAACCGTTCGGGATTAAATATGAATGAATTAAATCAGGCAATCTCCCTCATTAAAGATAATGAAGACTATATCAATATAGCCGGCTTCTGCACACACCTTGCTGGTGCAGAAAGTATCTCAAATCATTCAAGAATACAAAAACAGTTAAAAAGGTACCAGCAGATGTTAACTGTTCTGAAAAAAAATGACATCAATCCCCAATACAGACATGTAGCAAATTCAGCAGCCTCATTTGTTTATCCCAAAGCAAGAATGGACATGGTGAGAATTGGCATTATGCTTTATGGATTTTGGTCAAGTACCGAAGTGTTCATTCAATATATTAACAACAGGGCAAACAAAAAAGATCCTCTGGATCGTATCCTAAGCTGGAAAAGTCAAATCATGTCTATTAAAGAAGTAAAGTGTGGTGAATTTGTAAGCTACGGACTTTCATATCTGGCACAGACAAATATTAAAACCGCACTCATTCCAATTGGATATGCATCGGGATACAATCGGTCATTAAGCAATAAAGGAATCATACTTATTCAGGATCAAATATGTAACGTGATTGGATCGGTAAATATGAACATGATTATTGCTGACGTTTCAAACATTCCCGATGCAAAAGTTGGAGATGAAGTCGTCATTATTGGAAAACAAAACGGATTAGAAATCAAAGTCAGTGCTTTCAGTGATATCAGTGATCAGCTCAATTATGAAGTATTAGCCCATTTATCAGAATCAATTAAACGAACTGTTGCAAAAAAACAATAA
- a CDS encoding alanine racemase: MAYITLDVKKLKANYIYLDNLFLKKNIQWSVVTKMLCGNKIFLTELLKFDITQICDSRVSNLKMIKSINPKIETIYIKPPAKRAISNIVKYADISMNTEFETIKLLSDEARKQNKTHKIIIMIELGELREGVMGDDFIDFYESVFNLKNIQVVGIGANLSCLYGVLPNHDKLIQLSLYEQLIEAKFNKHIPYVSGGSSVTIPLIFQKLLPKGINHFRVGETLFLGTDIYNNTKFKKMHSNVFSLFCEIIELTEKPIVPMGEMGTNVEGESFEFDQNDIGETSYRAIIDIGLLDVETDHLELVDKSLEIAGASSDMIVIDLHENKKKYAVGNLIEFKLDYMGILRILNSKYIDKKVINN; encoded by the coding sequence ATGGCATACATTACTTTAGACGTTAAGAAATTAAAAGCAAACTACATTTATCTCGATAATCTTTTTTTAAAAAAGAATATTCAGTGGTCAGTCGTAACAAAAATGCTTTGTGGAAATAAAATATTTCTGACAGAACTCTTAAAATTTGATATCACTCAGATATGTGACTCTCGTGTTTCAAATCTAAAGATGATTAAATCAATCAATCCCAAAATTGAAACTATCTACATTAAACCCCCTGCTAAACGGGCTATCTCCAATATCGTTAAATATGCTGATATTAGCATGAACACTGAGTTTGAAACCATAAAATTACTCTCTGATGAAGCCAGAAAGCAAAATAAAACTCATAAAATCATTATAATGATTGAACTGGGAGAACTCAGAGAGGGGGTCATGGGAGATGATTTTATCGACTTCTATGAAAGTGTTTTTAATTTAAAAAACATCCAGGTCGTTGGAATAGGTGCCAACCTATCGTGCCTTTACGGGGTTTTACCCAACCATGATAAACTCATTCAATTAAGCCTTTATGAACAATTAATTGAGGCGAAATTTAATAAACACATTCCTTATGTTTCTGGAGGATCTTCGGTAACCATTCCTTTAATCTTTCAAAAACTACTCCCTAAAGGCATCAATCACTTCAGAGTGGGAGAAACTTTATTTCTTGGAACAGATATATACAATAACACCAAGTTTAAGAAAATGCATTCCAATGTATTTAGTCTTTTTTGTGAGATTATTGAATTAACTGAAAAACCAATTGTTCCAATGGGAGAAATGGGAACAAATGTGGAAGGCGAAAGCTTCGAATTTGACCAAAACGATATTGGAGAAACCTCTTACAGAGCAATTATCGACATAGGACTTCTTGACGTTGAAACCGATCATCTTGAATTAGTTGATAAAAGTCTGGAAATAGCGGGTGCCAGTTCGGATATGATTGTAATCGACCTTCACGAAAATAAAAAGAAATACGCCGTCGGGAACTTAATCGAATTTAAATTGGATTATATGGGAATTCTTAGAATTCTAAATTCGAAATACATCGACAAGAAAGTTATAAACAACTAA